The Dehalobacter sp. DCM sequence AGGAACCCAAGGCAGCTATACCGGGGGTATTCCGTGTGCCGCTCTCCATTCCTTCCGGCCAGGTATCGGGTTGTTCCAAGGTTAGAGAATGGAGGCCGGTACCGCCGAAGATCAAAGGATTAATTTTTAACCCCGGCCGGGTATAAAAACCACCCACACCTTGCGGGCCCATAAGGCTTTTATGACCGGTAAAAGCTAAAAAGTCGATCTGCATTGTATCGACATGGATGGGGATAACCCCGGCGCTTTGAGCGGCATCGACCATAAACAGACAGTTGTGCTTTTTGGCGACCTGCCCGAGTTCAGCAATGGGCAAAATTCGTCCCAAGACATTGGAGGCATGCGTGAAGCAGAATAACCGGGTATTCTGCTGAATGCACGCTTCGACATCGTCTATAGTCAGCAGACCATCGTGACTGCAGGGAACTGCCGTATAACTGACTCCCTTGGCTTTTAAATATTCCAGAGGACGGACGACGGCATTATGTTCGAGAGAACTGATGAGCACATGATCGCCCGGTTTAAGCAGACCCTGAAGTCCTACGTTGAGAGCTTCGGTCACATTTTGCGTAAATACGATCCGTTCGCTGTCGGTAATACCAAAAAGTGCGCTCAGGGATTTTCGCGTAAACAACAGCCCGCGTCCTGCTTGTAAGGACGCGCGATTGACGCCGCGTCCTGCATTACCGGCTTGTCTTAAAATACGGTCATGCGTGGCATAGACAACTTCCGGTTTTGGCCAAGACGTTGCTGCATTATCAAAGTAGTGCAAGGTATTCTCCCCTCGATTCGTTATCGTCGTTATATGCGTCATATGCATCATATTCTTTTTGGTCTTTTTAGTTTGCATATTCTTTATAGTCTTTATTATCTTTATAGGGTAGGATCATGTTTAACACGGATAGGGAATTGCCTGTTAGTGGCGATACCGATTCGTATTTATTGATTTAATCGATGGTGTATGATAGGTTTAATTTTAGCACAACACCTTATTCTTTGCACTTAAGGCATGGAACCTATCGGAATAATCCATAGATCATAGGCTATCATATCGAAAATTTCACTGAATACGATCATAGGCATCAGCCTATCTATTGGACAATCAGCGCGTAGCCCATCTGGGATTTTACGGCGTTCATGGCGGGGGTATCAATGAAACGATTTCAAACATATCACATTTCCGAAGACCACAAAGGATTATCCCTTGAGCATTATCTTAAAACAATACTGGCGTATTCGGGAAGAACCATTCAAAAATTGACCAGGCTTAATGGGATCAAACTTAATAATAAAAATGTCTTTCTGCAAAGGAGACTTCAGCAGGGCGATGTGTTGGCGGTACGGATACCCGATGACCGGTCTTATGGTGTTCTGCCTGAGAAAGGGCCTGTAGATATACTCTACGAAGATCAGGGAGTGATTGTGTTAAATAAACCGCCGCATCTGCTTGTCCATCCTGCGGGGCATACGTCAACGGGGACACTCGCCAATTTTCTGGCCGGTTATTTTCAGCAAAAAGGCGATGTGATTACCATCCGTCCTTTACACCGGCTGGATCGGGATACATCCGGCTGTATTGTTTTTGCCAAGGATTCCCGAACCCAGACGTTTTTAGAAAAAGGATTGTCAGATGGCCGTTTTAAACGCACGTATTGGAGCG is a genomic window containing:
- a CDS encoding aminotransferase class V-fold PLP-dependent enzyme translates to MQTKKTKKNMMHMTHITTITNRGENTLHYFDNAATSWPKPEVVYATHDRILRQAGNAGRGVNRASLQAGRGLLFTRKSLSALFGITDSERIVFTQNVTEALNVGLQGLLKPGDHVLISSLEHNAVVRPLEYLKAKGVSYTAVPCSHDGLLTIDDVEACIQQNTRLFCFTHASNVLGRILPIAELGQVAKKHNCLFMVDAAQSAGVIPIHVDTMQIDFLAFTGHKSLMGPQGVGGFYTRPGLKINPLIFGGTGLHSLTLEQPDTWPEGMESGTRNTPGIAALGSSVDFILNEGLDKIRKHELDLMSLLLEGLRAIPEIRILGPDDPKLRVGLVSCIFNHFTPDEVALELDHRFDIVTRSGLHCAPLAHRTAGTIDQGALRISLNYFQNDDDIRGLLDALKAIVGG
- a CDS encoding RluA family pseudouridine synthase, giving the protein MKRFQTYHISEDHKGLSLEHYLKTILAYSGRTIQKLTRLNGIKLNNKNVFLQRRLQQGDVLAVRIPDDRSYGVLPEKGPVDILYEDQGVIVLNKPPHLLVHPAGHTSTGTLANFLAGYFQQKGDVITIRPLHRLDRDTSGCIVFAKDSRTQTFLEKGLSDGRFKRTYWSVVEGKIEPASGIIDMPIGPHPTLPNRRAVDINGERALTRYTTLKASEKWTLLELNLETGRTHQIRVHFAHFGHAVVGDKMYGKRSPLIDRQALHAKSVTFVHPASGQLIEVQAPLPPDLAKVIDD